GTCACCCCGAGGCGACCCCGACCCGTCCACGGGTCTCATCACCCCGAGGAGACCAGTCCCCGTCCCCGGGTCCCGTCAACCCGAGAAGACCTGTCCCCCATCCACGGGTCTCGTCACCCCGAAGAGACCCCGCCCCCTGGAGCCTGTTAAGCTGAGGAGATCGGTCCTCATCCCCCATCCGTGGTTCGCGTCACCCCGAGGAGCCCACGTCCCTGGGGTCCCACTATCCGGAAAAGGCCGCGCGTCCCGACCCCGAAGCCGGTCAGCCcgcagagggaaagggggcagGCTGGTCGGGATCTCGGAAGTGGGGGTGCgtctgggagggaggggcggcAGATGGCACTGGTCCGTGCACTGCCGCGTGTCATTGGGGTGGCTACCAGAGTGCTGGCACTTCTGTTAGCAAGGGACACAGCCCCTCCAGACTCCGGGCGTCCCAGGACTGGGGTCCCAGGTGTGGGCAGCGGATGGGGGTGGCCCGGCCCGAGCCCAGGCCCCCGGCCCTCGGGAGAGCGGCGTGGGGCCCAAGTCTTCGCCACAGGCACCGCCACGCAGCCCATCCCACGCCGAGCCTGCTTCCACGCAGACCCGCCGGCCGCCCTGGCCATCCTGTCAGGGGCCGCTGCGCACCCTGGAAGGACCGCGGGCCCCTCGCAGCGCCCATTCTAGTTAGCTCCAACCGTGAGCCGCCCTGTCTGGCTTTCCCGGGGCCGGGCAGCCCCCCCTGGGGACAGCCAGTTCAGCCTTGCTGCTTTGGTGGCATCTGCTTTGGTGGCTTTGCCGCAGTTGCTTTCAAAATGAGGTTAATCCTGTACGTATATTATGCTtcaataagacatttttaaaaaacagattaatgTGTTGCAGAATGAAGCATTCAGAAACTCAGAACTCTTAAGAGTTTGAAAGTGGCATTTTTACTTACCTCCAGCCCTCccatctgttctttttctgaAGAAACCTCTATGGAGGAGCGCGCCCGGACAGCAGGTGCAGAGCAGATGGAGCCTGCGCCCAAGCCGGCTCCAAGAAGCCCCCATACTCTCTGTCCCTGAAAAGGCAAGTTGAATGTCTTTTCTTATAACTTCACCTCAAATACAAGCCAGtgtgatacatatataaataaaatgttcttggtattttgataagtatgtttaattttttaaacagactGTAGCAAGTTGAGCCGCTTACCCATGCACAAAATGAGTAAAAAAGCAAGGATTATGTGTTACCTAGAAATGCAATTAGCCATTTAAGGCCACATTAAATGCTGACACTCCAGAAATATCCACATTTCCTCGTTAACCCACTGTAGGCTCACAAGATTAAGAAGAAGAATAGTTTTAATCactcattgtattttcatttatagcATTGCATTCCATATATTTACATTCACCATGTACTGTTGACTAATGTACTGATATTATTAATGGCTGCCAAGATATTTGGCTGACCAATATTTTATGCAACCTCAGCTCAAATTCAGttgaagttaaaatttttaaaaatatcattacttttgggacacctgggtggctcggtgggttaagccgctgctttcggctcaggtcatggtctcagggtcccgggattgagccccgcattgggttctctgctcagtggagagcctgcttccccttctctcgctccctgcctctctgcctacttgtgatcgctctctgtcaaataaattaataaaataaaaataaaaaataaaaatattacttttacaGTAAATATCTGTAATTAAAATTCtgtaaaaagttataaatataacTTGGGTTCACAGCACGTGACAACTAATGATTGGGGACTTTCATTTCCAGCAACTTTAACCTTGGACAATTCACTTAGAATGtatgataaaactttttttttttttttaaagatttatttatttatttatttgacagagagagagcacaagcaggcagagagagaggaggaagcaggctccctgctgagcagagagcccgatgcggggctcgatcccaggaccctgagatcatgacccgagccgaaggcagcggcttaacccactgagccacccaggcgccccatgtatgaTAAAACTTTTAATTTCACCAAGAGATTGCCACACAAgtgaggaaaaaatttttaaaaatgctaaagagGACATGGTCCTACACttcacaaaaattacaaaatgaaatctCAGGAAAAATGTTGTCATTAATACACAAAGAGAACCAGCCCATGGTATGCAAAAATTATCAATAGGTAGAAAACTGATCACAGAAATACTATTTTCAGCTCTTTTACATTTCAACCAATCTGTTATTGATCAATTCATCTATAACTCAAAGTAGGAAAATATTGTGTAATTTACATGACCCTTCCAAAGTAAAGTGCTTTATAGTAGAATAACACCTTTAATTAATATTCTACTTAGTTGAGGCTTCTGCTTCAAGGAAGGTAAAAGGGagctctgctcccacccctgTTATCACTAGCATATATTGGGTGAACAGTAGGCTGGAACAGCTAAGCATGGAATCTGTgacctgagaagaaaataatagattaATCCCTGCTTGGGATTTGAACCTATAATGTTTACTTTGCACTAGGCTCTAGTCTGATTAATTGTCAACTTAAATAACCTGGGAGAGCACACAGATATCTCTGTAGTCTTGAAGATTTTGTTATTGCTATTGTGTTATTCTGGAATTAGAAAGTGCTTTCGTTTTTAGTCATGTGGATTAAAAGTCCTTTTCCTTCACAGCTGtggatttattttctctttcaaccATAACTTTTATGAACAAATATACAGTTATAGTTTTAAATCATAACTCACTGGGAAAGTATAAGCAGATTTCTATAAATTCACATTTCTGGCAGTCTTCAAGTTTAGCAGGAGTTCCCACATGCATGGCGACATTTTAAATAGTTGATGACCATCTCTGCTGAACGGCTACTGCACTCTTAATCGCCATACTTTTCCCTTCCCTATCTACAACAGTTGTTAGGGTCTTCTTTCTGAAGTCTGCAAAGGACTGACTGcctgtgtcccctccccaccacttgtggaAATGCGTGCCCATCTTCCTCACACTTCCTGGGCATCTAAGGCCTCTTTCTCCCGACATTTGTACTTACTAACGTAAGACACTCAAGCATCACACTCTGTCTTCACTCCCACCTCACCACTGGGAGCtgctgaggaggaggagacaaacatCCAAGGGATGCTTTGGAAGACAATACTCAGTCGGCATATAGTCTCTCTTATTTGTATAAAACACCTTCATAGTCATCCCTTAAATACTGCCTGATGGAatcttcaaaattctttttttttttttggtaaactaaaattttttttttaagattttatttatttatttgacagacagggaccacaagtaggcagggaggcaggcagagagagagagtaggaagcaggctccctgctgagcagagagccctatgcggggctcgatcccaggactctgggatcatgacctgagccgaaggcaaaggctttaacccactgagccacccaggcacccctggtaaactaaattttatttctcaatatGATATGAATCCAATTCCCATTCACAGTAAAAAccattttaagatttaattatttagagTCTAGTTATCATCAAATGGTCTGTTACATTTGTGCAAACCataaaaaatgtttctggaagGAACACTTCTCTCATAACAGCATAGGAGGAGCACCCAGGCCTGACCAGTCTAGCGCACACGaacctcacctcctccagggacGCTGTAGCCtcaaacacagaaacacacagtcATCCTTTGGCAAGTGATTTGCGGTTCCCCACATGGACTCTGCTGTCTAGGGAAGAGATCAGAGTTGCCTGAGGAGCTATAGGAGCACAAGTGCCTTGGGAAGGCAGGGAGAAAGTTCTGCCTTAAATGCAGATGTCCTCAGGGTGGAGCAATAGCCTGAGCTTGGGAAAGAGCTAGAAGCAAAAAACAGCTGCTCCTTCTCTGCTCACCTCTGCCTGCTCCCATCCCTCCCTGCAGCAGGTCCTAGATGGGGGTGCAGACAGCACCAGCCCTAGCTGAGGGGCTGGCTAGTGCATCCGTCTCCTCATCAGTGCAACTGGGAGTAAGGATTTCAGCACAGATTTGTTTTGTTAAACTAGGAAACCCCATAtatcaaaataaacagaaataaaataaacaaaataaaagattagggatgcctgggtggctcattcggttaagtgtgcGCCCTCAgctctctggtcatgatctgagggagtcccgcattgggctccctgctcagccagaagcctgcttctttctctgcctgctgttccccccacttttgcactctctctctctctttctgacaaataaataaaatctttttaaaaatagaaaagattagggggcgcctgggtggctcagtgggttgagccgctgccttcggctcaggtcatgatctcagggtcctgggatcgagccccacatcgggctctctgctcagcagggagcctgcttcctcctctctctctgcctgcctctatgcctgcttatgatctctgtctgtcaaataaataaataaataaaatctttaaaaaaaaaaaaaaaaaaatagaaaagattatagattcagtaatcttttttttttttattttaaaagagagagagagagcaagcatgcacaagcaggaaggaggggaggggcagagggagagaaagagagattcttaagcaggctccatgcttagtgcagaacccaacatagggcttgatttcacaatcccgagatcatgacctgagctgaaatcaa
This DNA window, taken from Lutra lutra chromosome 13, mLutLut1.2, whole genome shotgun sequence, encodes the following:
- the LOC125083724 gene encoding protein ALEX-like — translated: MRGSYHPEETQSDLSSSSIRGSRHPEKTPSPSAGPVTTGRPCPREPVRLRRSVLVSGSRHPWETPSPVLGSRHPEETPSRPRVPSSLGVPVPVPGSQVQSPRGDPDPSTGLITPRRPVPVPGSRQPEKTCPPSTGLVTPKRPRPLEPVKLRRSVLIPHPWFASPRGAHVPGVPLSGKGRASRPRSRSARRGKGGRLVGISEVGKPLWRSAPGQQVQSRWSLRPSRLQEAPILSVPEKAS